One stretch of Zingiber officinale cultivar Zhangliang chromosome 6B, Zo_v1.1, whole genome shotgun sequence DNA includes these proteins:
- the LOC121990734 gene encoding uncharacterized protein LOC121990734: MVRRLRNLACLHLSAYPQGNGQAEVANQEILRGLRARLDHTGGSWVDELSSVLWAMRTTPKEATGVTPFHLVYGSETLVLVEVGVESDRVQYYGEENGERKLMELDLVDEAREKAAVQMMAYRQRMR, translated from the coding sequence ATGGTGCGAAGGTTACGAAATCTAGCATGCCTTCACCTTAGTGCCTACCCCCAAGGCAATGGCCAAGCGGAAGTCGCCAATCAGGAGATACTCAGAGGATTGagagctcggctcgaccacacaggaggcagctgggtcgatgaACTCTCAAGCGTCCTGTGGGCCAtgcgcacgaccccaaaggaggcgACTGGTGTGACAccattccatctggtgtacggcagTGAAACACTAGTCCTGGTGGAAGTTGGCGTGGAGTCTGACCGAGTGCAGTACTATGGCGAAGAAAATGGCGAACGGAAACTGATGGAACTGGACTTGGTCGATGAAGCACGAGAGAAGGCTGCCGTTCAAATGATGGcatatcgacagcggatgaggTAG
- the LOC121991872 gene encoding protein kinase PINOID 2-like gives MHSAPLSRQLNMEAAAAAAAVGLDDSDRDSIRSSFSTAIDSRRSWISDISFGSSSSVSVRSYFGAGDSGGTGPHHPKLKPHKANQAEWEAIRRLRAASSGQVRLEHFRLLRRLGSGDLGNVYLCELRAPAQVACLYAMKVVDREALAFRNKLHRAEVEKEILRTLDHPFLPTLYADFEAAHYSCLLMEFCPGGDLHVLRQLQPGRRFPISSAKFYAAETLLALEYLHMMGVVYRDLKPENVLVRDDGHIMLSDFDLSLKCDVVPKLHMMQRLGGSKLPAKTPTASCVPPMQPVLSCFYGGDKKAKRAPPRKNPAADDGERENDEEEQIEVDPELIAEPIAARSKSFVGTHEYLAPEVISGGGHGSAVDWWALGVFLYEMIYGRTPFKGDDNEKTLVNILKQPLSFPPSPPAADLNKFPEDMADARDLMAKLLAKNPKKRIGSTKGSAEIKRHDFFKTINWALIRSVTPPEVPRNRSKSSNRPPQAVPQKLSNKKQSDHEPPQTPHHIDYF, from the exons ATGCACTCCGCTCCGCTGTCTCGCCAACTCAACATGgaggccgccgccgccgccgccgccgttggCCTCGATGACTCCGACCGCGACAGCATCCGTTCCTCTTTCAGCACCGCCATCGACTCCCGCCGCAGCTGGATCAGCGACATCAGCTTCGGCAGCTCCAGCTCCGTCTCTGTACGGTCCTACTTCGGCGCCGGCGACAGCGGCGGGACTGGCCCTCACCACCCGAAGCTGAAGCCCCACAAGGCGAACCAGGCCGAGTGGGAGGCCATCCGACGCCTCCGCGCCGCCTCCTCTGGCCAAGTCCGCCTCGAACACTTCCGCCTCCTGCGCCGCCTCGGCAGCGGCGACCTCGGCAACGTGTACCTGTGCGAGCTCCGCGCCCCCGCTCAGGTGGCCTGTCTCTACGCCATGAAGGTGGTTGACCGCGAGGCTCTCGCCTTCCGCAACAAGCTCCATCGCGCGGAGGTCGAGAAGGAGATCCTCCGCACTCTCGACCACCCTTTCCTCCCCACTCTCTACGCCGACTTCGAGGCCGCCCATTACTCCTGCCTCCTTATGGAGTTCTGCCCTGGCGGCGACCTCCACGTCCTCCGCCAGCTCCAGCCCGGCCGCCGCTTCCCTATCTCCTCCGCCAA ATTTTACGCGGCGGAGACGCTGTTGGCGCTGGAGTACCTCCACATGATGGGAGTTGTCTACCGAGATTTGAAGCCGGAGAACGTCCTCGTGAGGGACGATGGCCACATCATGCTCTCCGACTTCGATCTCTCCCTCAAGTGTGACGTCGTCCCCAAACTCCACATGATGCAACGCCTCGGCGGCAGCAAGCTCCCGGCGAAGACCCCTACCGCCTCCTGCGTGCCGCCCATGCAACCCGTTCTCTCCTGCTTCTACGGCGGCGACAAAAAGGCAAAGCGGGCGCCGCCGAGAAAGAACCCCGCCGCGGACGACGGGGAACGCGAGAACGACGAGGAGGAGCAGATCGAGGTCGATCCGGAGCTGATAGCCGAGCCGATCGCGGCGCGATCGAAGTCATTCGTGGGCACTCACGAGTACCTCGCGCCGGAGGTGATATCCGGCGGCGGCCACGGCAGCGCCGTCGACTGGTGGGCGCTCGGCGTGTTCCTCTACGAGATGATCTACGGGCGGACCCCGTTCAAGGGCGACGACAACGAAAAAACCCTCGTCAACATCCTCAAGCAGCCGCTCTCCTTCCCCCCGTCGCCACCCGCAGCAGACCTCAACAAGTTCCCGGAAGACATGGCCGACGCCCGAGATCTGATGGCGAAGCTCCTGGCGAAGAACCCCAAGAAGCGCATAGGGAGCACCAAGGGCTCCGCCGAGATCAAGCGGCACGACTTCTTCAAGACCATCAACTGGGCTCTCATCAGGTCGGTAACCCCACCGGAGGTGCCCAGAAACAGATCAAAGAGCAGCAACAGACCCCCTCAGGCGGTGCCGCAAAAGCTGAGCAACAAAAAGCAAAGCGATCACGAGCCTCCCCAAACCCCTCACCACATCGATTACTTCTAA
- the LOC121991873 gene encoding LRR receptor-like serine/threonine-protein kinase RPK2 gives MRRPPALLRRWVCLSSLFWFLLLLLPLGTFASSVEIEALLQFKASVTSDPAGVLALWSESSGSGHCEWPGVSCDERSRVVALNISSQGGGGAGFASCSRSGPFWKRCPDPARRLGGKLSPAVGVLAELRVLSLPFNAFGGVIPGAIWELEKLEVVVLEANSFSGFLPSKFPPALRVLNMASNLIGGEIPVSLSSNADLETVDLSGNQLNGTIPGFLTSLVGLRELYLSFNQLGGTIPVELGSGCRNLQHLDLSGNLLVGSIPRSLGNCGELQSLILSANLLDDVIPLEFGRLRKLQVLDVSRNSLSGPVPVDLGGCLELSVLVLSNPYNPTILSEILSYADSEEFNYFQGKLAENITMLPKLRVLWAPKAMLEGEIPNSWGACKSLEMVNLGENIFTGGIPKAFGQCHNLKFLNLSSNKLTGLIYRDLPVPCMDIFDISGNFLSGSIPIFNLKSCPISHLPPDGLASGYSSFFFYRTKVRISLAIGHDITVFHNLCQNKFTGGLPSLPLLTDRLSQAVYAFLVNDNNISGPLDDVAFHKCNELKGAIIDLSNNWISGQLPSEIGSTFLSLVVLNVSGNQITGVIPQDIGLLTNVVRLDFSRNLFHGEIPPTFENLEHLQYLSLQKNNLTGSIPAGFAQLHDLEVLDLSSNCLYGEIPRSILSLKNLSILLLDNNNLSGKIPIGLASMPSLSMVNVSFNNLSGSLPNNASVLTCDSVLGNPLIKYCPVKSLSITPSGWQGRSAQDSTDSSSASPSNNNNKTAFSNIEIASIASTAAIVSVLLTLIVVYIYTRKCAPRFAARSSRSREVTLFTDIGVPITFETVVRATGNFNASNCIGHGGFGATYKAEISPGVLVAIKRLSIGRFQGLQQFHAEIKTLGRLRHSNLVTLIGYHLSEEEMFLIYNYLSGGNLERFIQGRHKRAVDWRVLHKIALDIACALAYLHDHCVPRILHRDVKPSNILLDNECKAYLSDFGLARLLGNSETHATTGVAGTFGYVAPEYAMTCRVSDKADVYSYGVVLMELISDKKALDPSFSPYGNGFNIVAWACMLLREGRAREFFMEELWEIGPHDDLVETLHLAIMCTVDSLSTRPTMKQVVQRLKQLQPPTF, from the coding sequence ATGCGCCGGCCGCCGGCTTTGCTCCGCCGCTGGGTGTGTCTTTCCTCTCTATTCTggttccttcttctcctcctcccacTGGGAACCTTTGCCAGCTCGGTTGAAATAGAAGCGCTGCTCCAGTTTAAGGCTTCCGTTACCTCCGACCCTGCCGGGGTTCTCGCTCTCTGGTCTGAATCTAGCGGTTCTGGCCACTGCGAGTGGCCTGGCGTCTCCTGCGACGAAAGATCCAGAGTAGTGGCGCTCAACATCTCAAGCCAAGGTGGAGGCGGCGCGGGGTTTGCCTCCTGTTCCCGTTCAGGACCGTTCTGGAAGCGCTGCCCGGATCCTGCGCGGCGGCTCGGTGGGAAGCTGAGCCCTGCTGTGGGCGTACTGGCAGAGCTTAGAGTGCTTTCCTTGCCGTTCAATGCCTTCGGTGGGGTGATCCCTGGCGCGATCTGGGAGTTGGAGAAGCTCGAAGTGGTCGTTCTCGAAGCTAACTCGTTCTCCGGCTTCCTGCCGTCGAAGTTCCCACCTGCTTTGAGGGTCCTAAACATGGCTTCGAATTTGATCGGTGGTGAGATTCCTGTTTCTCTTTCTAGTAATGCTGATTTGGAAACAGTAGATCTCTCTGGCAACCAACTCAATGGCACCATCCCTGGTTTTCTCACCAGTTTGGTTGGCCTCAGAGAGCTTTATCTGTCGTTTAATCAGCTTGGTGGTACGATCCCAGTTGAACTCGGGAGTGGTTGCCGTAATCTGCAGCATTTGGACCTTTCCGGCAATCTTCTGGTTGGTAGCATTCCTCGTAGCTTGGGAAATTGTGGTGAGCTTCAGTCGCTCATTTTATCAGCCAATCTTTTGGATGATGTCATCCCTCTAGAGTTTGGTCGATTGAGAAAGCTTCAAGTTTTGGACGTTTCAAGGAACTCTCTTAGTGGGCCTGTGCCTGTTGATCTCGGAGGATGCCTGGAATTATCTGTTCTTGTGCTTTCTAACCCTTACAATCCAACAATCTTGTCTGAAATTTTGAGCTATGCTGACAGTGAGGAGTTCAATTATTTCCAAGGTAAGCTCGCTGAAAACATTACAATGCTGCCAAAACTTAGAGTGTTATGGGCACCAAAGGCAATGCTCGAGGGAGAGATACCCAACAGTTGGGGTGCTTGCAAGAGCTTAGAAATGGTTAATTTGGGAGAAAATATTTTTACTGGGGGAATCCCAAAAGCTTTTGGCCAATGCCACAATCTTAAGTTTCTTAATCTGAGCTCAAACAAGCTGACTGGTTTGATTTATCGGGATCTTCCCGTGCCTTGTATGGATATTTTTGACATAAGTGGGAATTTTCTTTCTGGTTCCATTCCAATCTTTAATTTGAAATCTTGTCCTATTTCTCACTTGCCACCGGATGGCCTAGCTTCTGGCTATTCTTCATTCTTTTTTTATAGAACAAAGGTTAGAATCTCATTGGCGATTGGTCATGATATTACAGTTTTTCATAATCTTTGCCAGAATAAGTTTACCGGCGGTTTGCCATCTTTACCACTTTTGACTGACAGATTAAGCCAGGCAGTCTATGCTTTCTTAGTGAATGACAATAATATCTCTGGGCCGCTGGATGATGTGGCATTTCATAAATGCAATGAATTGAAAGGAGCAATCATAGATCTGAGTAATAACTGGATTTCTGGACAACTCCCTTCAGAAATTGGTTCTACATTCCTTTCACTTGTGGTTCTTAATGTTTCTGGTAATCAGATCACTGGTGTGATTCCTCAAGATATTGGGCTGTTGACTAATGTTGTTCGTTTAGATTTCAGCAGAAACCTTTTCCACGGTGAGATTCCCCCAACGTTTGAGAATTTGGAGCATTTGCAGTATCTCTCACTGCAAAAGAACAATCTTACAGGGAGCATCCCAGCTGGTTTTGCTCAGTTGCATGATCTCGAGGTTTTAGATCTTTCTTCTAATTGTCTGTATGGGGAAATTCCAAGAAGCATTTTAAGCCTGAAGAATCTTAGCATTCTTCTTCTTGATAATAACAATCTTTCTGGAAAAATTCCGATTGGTTTGGCTAGCATGCCATCTCTGTCAATGGTGAATGTGTCATTCAACAATTTGTCTGGATCATTACCAAACAATGCCAGTGTATTGACATGTGACAGTGTCCTAGGAAACCCTTTGATCAAGTATTGTCCTGTAAAGTCTCTCTCTATTACACCATCTGGATGGCAGGGGCGCAGTGCACAAGATTCTACTGATTCTTCATCTGCAAGTCCATCAAACAATAATAACAAGACTGCTTTTAGTAACATTGAGATTGCCTCAATAGCATCAACTGCAGCCATTGTTTCTGTCCTTTTAACTTTGATTGTCGTCTACATATACACAAGAAAATGTGCCCCGAGATTTGCTGCTCGATCTTCAAGAAGTAGAGAAGTCACGCTTTTCACAGACATTGGGGTTCCaattacatttgagacagttgtgCGTGCTACTGGCAACTTTAATGCAAGCAATTGTATAGGACATGGAGGCTTTGGTGCAACTTACAAAGCAGAGATTTCACCTGGAGTGTTGGTGGCTATAAAAAGGCTTTCCATAGGAAGATTTCAAGGATTACAACAGTTCCATGCTGAGATCAAGACACTTGGGAGACTGCGGCACTCAAATCTTGTTACTTTAATAGGGTACCATCTCAGTGAGGAAGAAATGTTTCTCATTTACAACTACTTATCAGGCGGAAATCTTGAGAGGTTTATACAAGGGAGGCACAAAAGAGCTGTTGATTGGAGAGTACTGCACAAAATTGCTCTGGACATTGCATGTGCACTTGCTTACCTGCATGATCATTGTGTACCTCGCATTCTCCACAGAGATGTTAAACCAAGCAACATTTTGTTAGACAATGAATGCAAAGCGTATCTTTCTGATTTTGGTTTGGCAAGGCTTCTGGGGAACTCAGAGACACATGCTACTACTGGTGTGGCTGGAACATTTGGTTATGTTGCTCCAGAGTATGCAATGACTTGCCGTGTTTCTGATAAGGCTGATGTATACAGCTATGGTGTGGTGCTGATGGAATTGATATCAGACAAGAAAGCCTTGGATCCGTCATTTTCTCCATATGGGAATGGCTTTAATATTGTTGCTTGGGCATGCATGCTTCTCCGTGAGGGACGGGCTCGTGAGTTCTTCATGGAAGAACTCTGGGAAATTGGGCCTCACGATGATTTGGTGGAAACATTGCATCTAGCCATCATGTGTACAGTTGATTCACTTTCGACAAGGCCAACAATGAAGCAAGTTGTTCAGCGGTTAAAGCAGCTCCAACCTCCTACTTTCTAG
- the LOC121991874 gene encoding uncharacterized protein LOC121991874 isoform X1 — protein MDKMVFVHDDNCFPNEFACLSERHLACDDQITPYSEDYVYGFASAEGLASGNTNEVALSDKDKKRPSDSESCLQASKRLKQVDQHLQSSSFEEICTSAAQLSPGVFDDSKDHQLLIVDSEEFPTELKSHCFAQELPVRLPFCLGSSGYGCRASDFDRSEEILLPLYYGFSRKRVAIGGNHQADIPAWRPCELKNRSRDSECASHWNSITTSSYHNFETDSNKWLGTRVMPMPESSLLALDDPALHHKVDCSCIDDGSIRCVRQHVTRSRERIKQDIGLERFEQLGFGNMGEVVAQSWTEEEEQLFAEIVSLNPASLGNNFWNKMPLFFPDKSSKEVVSYYFNVFMLRRRAVQNRLDPLHVDSDNEELQENDDGEFVSEEDSVESPVSAEEDDVADDEDLDEMETIEEVDCTENHRCYKHTYDEKYSCGDAEGYIDTEESTFASGTQLAGSKLPPSVDYDIQDESCTSFEGTHNGIGFEDPIGSFPLEDVNLVYKDDQTDGFLNGHGDLQAWDKSYSSGGSEKDEFLSTVHVIEEVFGKEDM, from the exons ATG GATAAAATGGTTTTTGTTCATGATGATAATTGTTTTCCCAACGAATTTGCTTGTCTAAGTGAAAGACATCTTGCTTGTGATGATCAAATTACACCATATTCTGAAGATTATGTGTATGGATTTGCGTCTGCTGAGGGGCTAGCATCAG GCAATACCAATGAAGTTGCTTTATCGGATAAGGACAAAAAGCGTCCTTCAGATAGTGAGTCTTGTTTACAAGCAAGCAAGCGTCTAAAACAAGTCGATCAGCATTTGCAATCGAGTTCTTTTGAAGAAATTTGCACCAGTGCCGCCCAGTTATCTCCAG GTGTTTTTGACGATTCAAAGGATCATCAGCTGCTGATTGTTGATTCGGAGGAATTTCCTACTGAATTAAAGAGCCATTGCTTTGCTCAAGAGTTGCCTGTCAGGCTACCTTTCTGTCTGGGTTCTTCTGGATATGGCTGTCGAGCATCTGACTTTGATCGCTCTGAAGAGATACTTTTGCCTCTTTATTATGGATTCAGTCGGAAGCGTGTTGCTATTGGTGGCAATCATCAGGCTGATATTCCAGCGTGGCGGCCTTGTGAATTGAAGAACCGATCGAGGGATTCTGAATGTGCTTCTCATTGGAACTCGATCACGACTTCTTCATACCATAATTTTGAAACCGACAGCAACAAATGGCTTGGGACACGGGTAATGCCTATGCCAGAATCTTCTCTGCTTGCCTTAGACGACCCAGCCTTGCATCACAAGGTCGATTGTAGTTGTATAGATGATGGTTCGATCAGATGTGTGAGGCAGCATGTTACAAGATCAAGAGAAAGGATCAAACAAGACATAGGTCTGGAAAGATTTGAACAGTTGGGTTTTGGCAATATGGGTGAGGTGGTGGCTCAAAGTTGGACCGAAGAGGAGGAGCAACTTTTCGCTGAAATTGTGTCTTTGAATCCTGCCTCACTGGGCAACAACTTTTGGAATAAAATGCCTCTATTTTTTCCTGATAAAAGTAGCAAAGAGGTAGTCAGCTACTACTTCAATGTATTCATGCTCAGAAGGCGAGCTGTCCAGAATAGGTTGGACCCACTACACGTTGACAGCGATAACGAAGAATTGCAAGAAAATGACGACGGTGAATTTGTATCAGAAGAAGATTCTGTGGAGTCACCTGTTTCAGCTGAAGAAGATGATGTTGCCGATGATGAAGACCTTGATGAAATGGAAACAATCGAGGAAGTTGACTGCACGGAGAATCACCGCTGTTACAAGCATACATATGATGAGAAATATTCCTGTGGTGATGCGGAAGGATACATCGATACAGAAGAATCGACTTTTGCATCTGGTACACAACTCGCCGGGAGCAAGTTGCCCCCATCTGTGGATTACGATATCCAGGATGAATCTTGCACATCGTTTGAAGGCACACACAACGGGATTGGTTTCGAGGACCCTATTGGTAGTTTTCCATTAGAAGATGTGAACTTGGTTTACAAAGACGACCAGACCGATGGGTTTTTGAATGGTCATGGCGACCTTCAAGCTTGGGACAAGAGCTATAGCAGTGGCGGATCAGAGAAAGATGAGTTCTTATCGACAGTTCATGTGATCGAGGAGGTATTTGGCAAAGAGGACATGTGA
- the LOC121991874 gene encoding uncharacterized protein LOC121991874 isoform X2 — protein sequence MVFVHDDNCFPNEFACLSERHLACDDQITPYSEDYVYGFASAEGLASGNTNEVALSDKDKKRPSDSESCLQASKRLKQVDQHLQSSSFEEICTSAAQLSPGVFDDSKDHQLLIVDSEEFPTELKSHCFAQELPVRLPFCLGSSGYGCRASDFDRSEEILLPLYYGFSRKRVAIGGNHQADIPAWRPCELKNRSRDSECASHWNSITTSSYHNFETDSNKWLGTRVMPMPESSLLALDDPALHHKVDCSCIDDGSIRCVRQHVTRSRERIKQDIGLERFEQLGFGNMGEVVAQSWTEEEEQLFAEIVSLNPASLGNNFWNKMPLFFPDKSSKEVVSYYFNVFMLRRRAVQNRLDPLHVDSDNEELQENDDGEFVSEEDSVESPVSAEEDDVADDEDLDEMETIEEVDCTENHRCYKHTYDEKYSCGDAEGYIDTEESTFASGTQLAGSKLPPSVDYDIQDESCTSFEGTHNGIGFEDPIGSFPLEDVNLVYKDDQTDGFLNGHGDLQAWDKSYSSGGSEKDEFLSTVHVIEEVFGKEDM from the exons ATGGTTTTTGTTCATGATGATAATTGTTTTCCCAACGAATTTGCTTGTCTAAGTGAAAGACATCTTGCTTGTGATGATCAAATTACACCATATTCTGAAGATTATGTGTATGGATTTGCGTCTGCTGAGGGGCTAGCATCAG GCAATACCAATGAAGTTGCTTTATCGGATAAGGACAAAAAGCGTCCTTCAGATAGTGAGTCTTGTTTACAAGCAAGCAAGCGTCTAAAACAAGTCGATCAGCATTTGCAATCGAGTTCTTTTGAAGAAATTTGCACCAGTGCCGCCCAGTTATCTCCAG GTGTTTTTGACGATTCAAAGGATCATCAGCTGCTGATTGTTGATTCGGAGGAATTTCCTACTGAATTAAAGAGCCATTGCTTTGCTCAAGAGTTGCCTGTCAGGCTACCTTTCTGTCTGGGTTCTTCTGGATATGGCTGTCGAGCATCTGACTTTGATCGCTCTGAAGAGATACTTTTGCCTCTTTATTATGGATTCAGTCGGAAGCGTGTTGCTATTGGTGGCAATCATCAGGCTGATATTCCAGCGTGGCGGCCTTGTGAATTGAAGAACCGATCGAGGGATTCTGAATGTGCTTCTCATTGGAACTCGATCACGACTTCTTCATACCATAATTTTGAAACCGACAGCAACAAATGGCTTGGGACACGGGTAATGCCTATGCCAGAATCTTCTCTGCTTGCCTTAGACGACCCAGCCTTGCATCACAAGGTCGATTGTAGTTGTATAGATGATGGTTCGATCAGATGTGTGAGGCAGCATGTTACAAGATCAAGAGAAAGGATCAAACAAGACATAGGTCTGGAAAGATTTGAACAGTTGGGTTTTGGCAATATGGGTGAGGTGGTGGCTCAAAGTTGGACCGAAGAGGAGGAGCAACTTTTCGCTGAAATTGTGTCTTTGAATCCTGCCTCACTGGGCAACAACTTTTGGAATAAAATGCCTCTATTTTTTCCTGATAAAAGTAGCAAAGAGGTAGTCAGCTACTACTTCAATGTATTCATGCTCAGAAGGCGAGCTGTCCAGAATAGGTTGGACCCACTACACGTTGACAGCGATAACGAAGAATTGCAAGAAAATGACGACGGTGAATTTGTATCAGAAGAAGATTCTGTGGAGTCACCTGTTTCAGCTGAAGAAGATGATGTTGCCGATGATGAAGACCTTGATGAAATGGAAACAATCGAGGAAGTTGACTGCACGGAGAATCACCGCTGTTACAAGCATACATATGATGAGAAATATTCCTGTGGTGATGCGGAAGGATACATCGATACAGAAGAATCGACTTTTGCATCTGGTACACAACTCGCCGGGAGCAAGTTGCCCCCATCTGTGGATTACGATATCCAGGATGAATCTTGCACATCGTTTGAAGGCACACACAACGGGATTGGTTTCGAGGACCCTATTGGTAGTTTTCCATTAGAAGATGTGAACTTGGTTTACAAAGACGACCAGACCGATGGGTTTTTGAATGGTCATGGCGACCTTCAAGCTTGGGACAAGAGCTATAGCAGTGGCGGATCAGAGAAAGATGAGTTCTTATCGACAGTTCATGTGATCGAGGAGGTATTTGGCAAAGAGGACATGTGA
- the LOC121991875 gene encoding eukaryotic translation initiation factor 1A-like, whose product MPKNKGKGGKNRKRGKNEADDEKRELVFKEDGQEYAQVLRMLGNGRCEATCIDGSKRLCHIRGKMHKKVWIAAGDIILVGLRDYQDDKADVIFKYMPDEARLLKAYGELPENIRLNEGIGGLDEEDEGGADDYIEFEDEDIDKI is encoded by the coding sequence ATGCCGAAGAACAAGGGAAAGGGAGGGAAGAACCGGAAGAGGGGAAAGAACGAAGCCGACGACGAGAAGCGCGAGCTGGTCTTCAAGGAGGACGGCCAGGAGTACGCTCAGGTCCTCCGGATGCTCGGAAACGGCCGCTGCGAGGCGACGTGCATCGACGGATCGAAGCGCCTCTGCCACATCCGCGGCAAGATGCACAAGAAGGTCTGGATCGCCGCCGGGGACATCATCCTCGTCGGCCTCCGAGACTACCAGGACGACAAGGCGGACGTCATCTTCAAGTATATGCCTGACGAGGCCCGTCTCCTTAAGGCCTACGGTGAGCTCCCTGAGAACATCCGCCTCAACGAGGGCATCGGAGGGCTCGACGAGGAAGACGAGGGCGGTGCCGATGACTACATCGAGTTCGAGGATGAAGATATCGACAAGATCTAA